A segment of the Onychomys torridus chromosome 16, mOncTor1.1, whole genome shotgun sequence genome:
cgaaagaaagaaagaaagaaagaaagaaagaaagaaagaaagaaagaaagaaggaaggaaggaaggaaggaaggaaggaaggaaggaaggaaggaaggaaggaaggaaggaaggaaggaaagagagaaagaaaagaaacataactggtggacccaggttctattcccagcacccacacaatggctcacagccatctgtaactcctgatCCAGgtgatctgatatcctcttctgatctccatgggaaccaagcacacatgtaggaaataaacatatatgcaaggcaaaacattcatataataaaagcaaataagggctggagagatggctcagaggttaagagcactgactgctcttccagaggtcctgagttcaattcccagccaccacatggtggctcacaaccaactgtaatgagatctggcgccctcttctgtatatataataaataaataaatctttaaaaaaataaaagcaaataaagataaaaatgataataaatagaaataaaaatgagatttccCCCCCCCaggatttatttcactttatgtctatgagtgttttgcctacatgcatatgtgtgtgctagCTGTGACCTGGCACCCTTGCAAATTAGAAGAGGGTTTTGAACCTATTAGAACTGGACCTATGGGTGGTTATGAGTCACAATGTGGTGATCAGACCCAGgccctctgaaagaacagccaagtGCTCTCAGCCTcggcagcatctctccagcccctgttgctTTGTCCTCATGCCTGTCCTGCATCATTTTAGAACTCGGCCAGCAGGAAAGGCACGACCACAGGAAGACTTTGCCCTtgaatctttttctttgttttgttttggtttggtttggtttttggtttttggttttggttttgggttttcgagtcagggtttctctgtgtagttttgcgcctttcctggaactcacttggtagcccaggctggcctccaacttatagagatctgccttgctctgcctcctgagtgctgggattaaagaggtgtgccaccaccgcccggcaaacggcagactcttttttttttttggagcagaggatcgaactcaggtccttgtgcttgctaggcaagtgctctaccactgagctaaatccccaacccctgcccttGAATCTTTTAAACTTGAGgtcaaaataaaccatttcctctctaaaacaaaagcaaagcctcaAATTATTCAAGATAATGGAAATTCAGGCCACATACAAACATATCCAGGCAAATgatctggggtggggggaggcgaCCCACAAGACTGAGCAGCACACAAGACATCCTAAGAAGCTGATGGTTGCTGCTCAGCACACAATGAGGGGTCGATGAACACAGGTGACAGTGGGACAGCCATGGCCACTAAAACAGAGACTTAGGCTGAGGGGAAGTGAGTTCCGaccaaattcattttattgtCTGAAAATCATTTATTATCAAAAGACATGATTGCACTAAAAACCATAACACAATAAACTGCTGAGATGACTCAGGAGTAtagggagaaaggagaagcaaCATCATACTAAATACAGAGGGCAAGTCAAGACCCATTACATACAGAGCGCCCATATTCAAAGTGTTGAAGATCTGTGTGAAGTATGGTGGCTTATACCCAAAATCCCAGTGCTTACGAGAAAGGAGGATCACCAGGGGGTCTGAGAGCTGTGTAGACACAGGGAGAGAGCACATGGTACTGTCTAGAATACATTGAGAGCATGTTAAAAACCACTCCTTCCAAACCATGCTaccaccaaaacacacacacacacacacaaacacacaaacacacacacacacacacacacacacacacgcacgcacgcacgcacgcacatacacacacaaaaacacacacagattatagtaaaaaaccaaacaaatgcacacacacacaaaaaaaagaatcacCAGAAGTCTGtagaggaaaaacaacaaacacaggGAAGCCATACATgggaaaataaaaccaagaaccatagaaagaaatgagagtaacataaaattaaatcctagtaaagaagagacagaagtatacagagaaaataattatcCAACTCAAGGACTACCCATGCGTGGAAGTAAATttgaaaattaacataaaaaattCAGCGCTTACAGATGGAGAGAAACAATAAGCCAGTCTCAGGGTCAGGAGTGGCTCTCTGCAACAGCTGTAGGTAAGTGAGGTTCTCATGTGTGTTGGGGTCAAAGAAGCCCTTGGTATCATCACCAGGGTCTGCCAAAATGCTGTTCATTTCCTGGTCAAAATAACCACGTTGGTAGGCTACATGCACGGGTACACGGTGGCTGTGCACAGGGTCGATGACACCACCTGTGGCAATCTGGGCCTCCAGCAGGCGAATGCCATGATTCTTGACTATAAGATCCCTCTGCATGGCCTGGAAGAGGGAGATCTGCTCCCCAGTGTAGGGGTCCGTGTAGCCAGTGACAGCGCGCTCAGCTGACAGCAGCTTCTCTTGGATCTCGCCACCCACCACACCTGCTGCTACAGCCTCATCCACAGAGAGTCTGCGGTTCATCACTGGGTCAATGATGAACCCAGTGGCCGCCTGTGCCTCCAACAGAACCAGGGCTGTGCCAGGCCTCAGTAAGCCCTTCCACATGGCCTGATAGATGCTCATCTTCTGCTGACGGCCAGGCTCTCCCCGGACGGGCACCAGGACACCGGCAATACAGCTAGTTCCTTCCAGGTAGTGCTTGACAGAATCCATCTTGGTCACCTCCTCTATGGTCTTGGTGCCCTGTGCCAGTTCCCGCAGGGTCTTGGGGTCTATGATCCCAGATGTGTGCAGCTGAGATGCAGATACCTGGCACCTCAGACCCCGGAAAGACACCCTGCTGAGCCGTTCTTCAGTCCCCTCGATGACCTGGGTGAGAAGGGCGATGAGGTCAGGCAGAGCCAGGGTACCGGCCAGGTGCTGGGCAAGGAGTTCCTCTCGGCGGCTCTCACTCAGGTACGAGGAGAAGAGGACTTGCCACACCGAAACCGGCTGGCCCTGGAACTGCCCACGGCGCACCTGCATGGTGGCAGCACGCAGAGCCTGCTCCTGATTCTGCCTGGCAGTCTCGCCAATGTCCTCCACCTTGTTCTTGTCTGGGAAGGTGCCTGAGCTCCTGGTCCCAGTCTGCTGTTGGTTACCGGAGGCATCAGTCAGCTCTCGATTGGACTCCTGAGTCTCCTCGGCTTCCTCGATGATGGTGGTCAGTCTTCGGGTCAGCATGGGCAGAGTCAGTTTCCCGGAGCCGAACTGGGCCAGCAGCTCCTTGCGGGTTTCACTGCTCACATACCTAGATGTCAGCACGTCCCAAACTGGCACCCCTTGGCCCCGGAGATGACCCACTTTGACTTCCATGGTGGCCTTACCCAGGGTTCCTTGGGGATCTACAGGGGGGCTCCCATCCTTGGTTCGGGCCAGCAGTGAGATGAGCGTGGTGGTCAGGTCCTGCacggtcagcccaccagcttggTACCGACGCAGCAGGTCCTGGCGCATGCTCTCGGGCACCTCGCGGTAGAAGAGAAGCTCCCAGACAGAGACGCTCTGGCCCTGGAAGTCGCCTGTGCCTGGGGTCACTCGGGCTTCCCGAAGGGCACGTCTCAGTTCCTCACTCAGGTGGTGCACGGCAGATCCCTTTTCCGCCAGCTGCAGCATGTATAACCCGGTCTCTGGATCCCGCACACAGCGTCGAAGCAGCTGGAGGTAAGTGAGGTTCTCGTGTGTGTTGGGGTCAAAGAAGCCCTTGGTATCATCACCAGGGTCTGCCAAAATGCTGTTCATTTCCTGGTCGAAGTAGCCACGCTGGTAGGCCACATGCACGGGCACACGGTGGCTGTGCACGGGGTCGATGACACCTCCTGTGGCAATCTGGGCCTCCAGCAGGCGAATGCCATGGTCCTTGACTATGAGGTCCCTCTGCATGGCCTGGAAGAGGGAGATCTGCTTCCCAGTGCAGGGGTCCGTGTAGCCAGTGACAGCGCGCTCAGCTGACAGCAGCTTCTCTTGGATCTCGCCACCCACCACACCTGCTGCCACCGCCTCCTCCACAGACAGTCTGCTGTTGTGCACTGGGTCGATGATGAATCCAGTGGCCGCCTGTGCCTCCAACAGTACCAGGGATGTACCAGGCCTCAGTACGCCCTTCCTCATGGCCTGATAGATGCTCATCTTCTGCTGACGGCCAGGCTCTCCCCGGACGGGCACCAGGACACCGGCAATACAGCTAGTTCCTTCCAGGTAGTGCTTGACAGAATCCATCTTGGTCACCTCCTCTATGGTCTTGGTGCCCTGTGCCAGTTCCCGCAGGGTCTTGGGGTCTATGATCCCAGATGTGTGCAGCTGAGATGCAGATACCTGGCGCCTCAGACCCCGGAAAGACACCCTGCTGAGCCGTTCTTCAGTCCCCTCGATGACCTGGGTGAGAAGGGCGATGAGGTCAGGCAGAGCCAGGGTACCGGCCAGGTGCTGGGCAAGGAGTTCCTCTCGGCGGCTCTCACTCAGGTACGAGGAGAAGAGGACTTGCCACACCGAAACCGGCTGGCCCTGGAACTGCCCACGGCGCACCTGCATGGTGGCAGCACGCAGAGCCTGCTCCTGATTCTGCCTGGCAGTCTCGCCAATGTCCTCCACCTTGTTCTTGTCTGGGAAGGTGCCTGAGCTTCTGGTCCCAGTCTGCTGTTGGTTACCGGAGGCATCAGTCAGCTCTCGATTGGACTCCTGAGTCTCCTCGGCTTCCTCGATGATGGTGGTCAGTCTTCGGGTCAGCATGGGCAGAGTCAGTTTCCCGGAGCCGAACTGGGCCAGCAGCTCCTTGCGGGTTTCACTGCTCACATACCTAGATGTCAGCACGTCCCAAACTGGCACCCCTTGGCCCCGGAGATGACCCACTTTGACTTCCATGGTGGCCTTACCCAGGGTTCCTTGGGGATCTACAGGGGGGCTCCCATCCTTGGTTCGGGCCAGCAGTGAGATGAGCGTGGTGGTCAGGTCCTGCacggtcagcccaccagcttggTACCGACGCAGCAGGTCCTGGCGCATGCTCTCGGGCACCTCGCGGTAGAAGAGAAGCTCCCAGACAGAGACGCTCTGGCCCTGGAAGTCGCCTGTGCCTGGGGTCACTCGGGCTTCCCGAAGGGCACGTCTCAGTTCCTCACTCAGGTGGTGCACGGCAGATCCCTTTTCCGCCAGCTGCAGCATGTATAACCCGGTCTCTGGATCCCGCACACAGCGTCGAAGCAGCTGGAGGTAAGTGAGGTTCTCGTGTGTGTTGGGGTCAAAGAAGCCCTTGGTATCATCACCAGGGTCTGCCAAAATGCTGTTCATTTCCTGGTCGAAGTAGCCACGCTGGTAGGCCACATGCACGGGCACACGGTGGCTGTGCACGGGGTCGATGACACCACCTGTGGCAATCTGGGCCTCCAGCAGGCGAATGCCATGGTCCTTGACTATGAGGTCCCTCTGCATGGCCTGGAAGAGGGAGATCTGCTTCCCAGTGCAGGGGTCCGTGTAGCCGGTGACAGCGCGCTCAGCTGACAGCAGCTTCTCTTGGATCTCGCCACCCACCACACCTGCTGCCACGGCCTCCTCCACAGTCATTCTACGGTTGTGCACTGGCTCGATAATAAATCCAGTGGCTGCCTGTGCCTCCAACAGTACCAGGGCTGTGCCAGGTCTCAGTATGCCTTTCCACATGGCCTGATAGATGCTCATCTTCTGCTTTTGGTCAGGCTTTCCCCGGATGGGCACCAGGACACCGGCAATGCAGCTGGTGCCCTTGAgatatttttttacttcttcgTTTCTTTCAATCTGGTCTATTGTGGTTCTTCCCTCCTCCAGGTCCTTCAGAGTCTCTGTTGTGATGACAGCTGAGCTCAGCAATTCCTGCGCTGTGACCTGAGTTCTTAATCCTCGGAACCAGATCTGTCTGCGTTTTCCCTCCTTGTCTGCAATCATTTGCAGTATAATTTTCACCACCCTCTTCAGTGCCCGGGCTGTGTCCCCTTTGTATATCTTCACCAATTCTATCTTTTTCTCCTGTGACACATACTCGGAGTTCAGCAGCTCCCACACGGAtcgcctctggcctctgtacctCCCCACAGTCActtccacctgctctgcctccaggGCCCTTTTTGTGGCCTCATCCACATACTGCATGTCCTTTTTGTCCTTGaccactgggaacagagcccagCCTGACTTCTCCCTCTGACACCTGTCCTGCAGCTCCTGGTACGTGACCTTCTCTTGTGTGTTGGGATCCACAAACCTTTTCCTCATGAGCTTCTGATCAGCTATGAGTAGAACTGTGTCATCACCCAGACAGCCGCGCCTGCAGGCTGTTTCCAGAGGGActcggtggtggtgcacagggTCAATGACGCCACCTGTGGCCACCTGGACCTCCAGCAGCCTCAGTGCCTCCTCCTTCCTAACTAACTTCTTCTCCATGGCCTGGAAGAGTGGGATCGTCTCCCCTGTGGCTGGGTCTTTGTAACCCTTCGCTGCCTTCTCTGCATTCACAAGCCTTTCTCTCAGTTCTTCACCCACCAGGCCAGCTGCTATGGCCTCCTCCACACACAGCCTCTGGTGGGTACGGGGGTCCATTAGATACCCAGTAGCAGCCTGTGCCTCCAGCAACTGAGCTGCAAATCCCACTGGGATGAGTTCTTCCTTGCTGGCCTCATAGAAGCTCATTACCTCCCGGGTGAGGGGTGCAGTCACCCCAGCAATGCAGCCGCTGCCTTCCAGGTAGATTTTGACATGCTCCAGCTGGTGGAGATCCTGGCACCCTCTCTCCCCACTGTGAAGCACATCCAGGGTCTTCTTATCAAGGATCCCAGAGTCGAACAGTTCTGCAGCGGTCACGTCACCATGGATGCCTGCCACCTTGACTATTTGGTtttgcttctctgtttcttccacGGTGGTGGTGATAACCTCCAGCAGCTCCTCTAGGCTCTTGTCCTGGGCTCTGTACTCCTGCAAAAGCtctctttttcttacttctgtaaagtACTGAGACAACAGCAGGTCCCACACAGACACCGTCTGGCCTGCAAACTTCCCAACGTGCATTTTCACAGTTCTGGATCTCAGACCTTGCCTTGTGGCCTCATCAACGTATGTgtagttttctcctttctttacaATTTCCAACATGTACAGACCCGTCTCGGGGTCCTCCACGCAGCGCTCCAGCAGCTgcaggtaggtgaggttctcatGCGTGTTGGGGTCGAAGAAGCCCTTGGTGTCGTCACTCGGGTCAGCCAAGATGCGGTTCATCTCCTCGTCGAAGTAGCCACGCTGGTAGGCCACGTCCACGGGCACACGATGGCTGTGCACAGGGTCGATGATGCCTCCTGTGGCAATCTGGGCCTCCAGCAGGCGGATGCCATGGTCCCTGACAATGAGGTCCCTCTGCATGGCCTGAAAGAGGGAGATCTGCTCCCCAGTGTAAGGGTCCGTATAGCCGGTGACAGCACGCTCAGCTGATAATAGCTTCATATAAGTTTCCTTGCCAAACATCCCTGCCTGGAAGGCCTGCTCTACCGTTAGCTTCCGGTTCTCCACAGGGTCGATGATGAAACCGGTAGCCGCCTGTGCTTCTAGCAGCACCAAGGCTGTGCCTGGCCTCAGAATGTGCCTTCTCAAGGCCTCTGGGATGCTCATCTTCTCTTTTGTACCCCGAATAAGGACCCCAGCGATGAAGTTGCCACCTTCCAGGGACCTCCTCACACTGtccatctctgtcacttcctggACCGTCCTCTTCCCCTGATTGAGCTCATCCAGTGTCTGCTTGTTGATCAGCTGGGACCTAAACAAGTCCCTAGCTGAAACCTGTTTCCGGAGCCCTTTGAAGGAGACCTGTGGGGGCTGCTTCTCTGCGGCCTCCACCAGAGTGGTGACCATACTGATGACCTGCCGCAGGGCCGCAGCCCGCCCAGAACAACAAAGTGCCACCAGTTCCCGCCGCTTTTCAGCTCCAACATACTCAGAATGGAGCAGGTCCCAGAGTGACACGCTGTGTCCTTGGAACCTCCCCATGCTGATGTGCACCTTCATAGCCCTCAGCGCCACTGCGGTGTGGTCATCCACCTCAAGTGCAGTGTCCTGGGGCAGTGGTAGCAGCCACAGGCCAGTGTCAGCATCCAGCACGCAGAGTTCCTTGAGCTGCTGGTATGTCACTTTTTCATGGGCGTTGGGGTCAAAGAAGAACTTATTTTCCTCCTCAGTGGCAGTCAGCACCTGGCTTGTCTGCTCATCCAGGAGGCCAAGCTTGAAGGCCACTGCCAGGGGCAGGTGCACTCCATGGACAGGGTCCACAACACCCCCCGTGGCCAGCTGGACTTGTAGGAGAGGAAAGGCCTCCCTCTTGAGGACAAGTCCCTTCTCCATGGCCTGCCACAGAGACAGGGAGCCTCCTGAGTAAGGGTCTGAGTAGCCTGTGACAGCTCTCTCTGCCCACTGAAGCTGTTCACTCAGCTCCCTGCCCACCAGGCCGGCCCTCACTGCACCCTCCACCGACAATCTCTGGTTGGTTAGTGGGTTGACAAGGAAGCCAGACGCCACTTGGGCCTCCAGCAGCTGCTGGCCCAGGCCTGTGGGCAGGAGGCCATCCCTTACAGCCTGGGCAATGCTCAACTTGGTCCCGGAGGGCTGCAGAAGCACACCGGCCACACAGCCTGTGCCCCAGAGGCAGGCCTTCAGAGCAGGCTGCTTGGCTACCTCAGCAGGTGATTCTATGCCCTGGGCCAATGCTTCCAGTGTCTCTTGAGTAATAATACCAGTGTCTCGTAGCCAAATGGCAGGGACCTCACCCCGTGGGCCTGGCACAGTGATGCGGGCCCGGGCCAGGAGCTTTGCTTCGTGTACCCAGCTACGCACGGTGTCCTGTAGCTGTGACACAGAAGTCTTCCCAACCCTCACATCCTCAAGGAAGTCCCTGCGCTGTTCCTCTGTAAAGTGGCAAGAGGTAAGCAAATCCCAGAGGGACAACCCATCCTCAGTGCCAGCTGATGCTTGCAGGGTCTTCTGGAGCTCTGTGTCAGTGGGGATAGCAGGAGCATCTTGTGTCAGGGGCAGGAGGTGAAGCCCAGAAGCTTTATCCTGGAGACACTGCTCCAGAAGCTGAGCATAACTGGTGTGTCCCCGGCCATCAGGGGTGGGAAAGGTCTCAGGAGAGCTGGACAAGGCCACCTCCATCTCTTGATCAATGCAGCCACGCTGGACTGCCACAGAcatggggaggtggaggtgggttGTGGGATCAATGACTCCTCCTGTGGACACCTGGGCCTCTAATAGGCGGATTGCCTGCTCCTTGGGAACAAGGCCCTTCTTCATGGCCCTGAACAGGGACACCTTTTTTCCAGAAAAGGGGTCTCTGTAGCCGGTGATAGAATGCTCTGCTCGTTTCAGCTTGCCATATATGTCTGCCCCCACCACTCCCCTGCTCACAGCCTCATCTACTGACAGGGTCTCCATACTGCAGGGGTCTGTGATGGCTCCAG
Coding sequences within it:
- the Eppk1 gene encoding epiplakin, with product MSGQLPPRDVVITNGIEQSIVPKIMKHQLGASTHSRPQAEAAPPTTARSIAGVYVEASGQTQSFYDAMKQGLLPTGLGLALLESQAATGGLVDLAQGHMLPVSEALRQGLVGLELKEKLLAAERAVTGYPDPYGGGKLALFQAIRKEIVDRTLGRRWLEAQLATGGLVDPTQGVRVAPEVACQQGLLDKETWLSLVESEPSMDAPGFLDPNTLEQLPYSMLLGRCVQDPSSGLPLLPLKTTFHTLSGTASASMLLEAGVLDEETVRSLQEGTLVVSDVGTRPEVQRYLEGIGGLAGVVLLPGGHKKSFFQATVEHLLSKGIALQLLEAQAATRTLVHPATGQRLWVEEAVREGLVGPELHQQLLVAEQAVTGYYDPFSGSRIPLFQAMKKELVDQPLALRLLDAQLATGGLICPARRFRLPLEAALRFGCLDEETQQHLSQAMSFSDPTTHDSLHYEQLLARSVTDPETGLAFLPLPGEPHAKEPQGPTFIDHCTRQALSKATTSISVGRFQGRPVSLWEALFSEIVPIKQRATLAQQYQKGALSVEELAAELKAIFEQATATAKVTFAGLRNTVTPGDLLEAEIINQDQFEQLERGQTSAQDVGSLDSVQRYLQGTGCIAGLLLPDSQERLSIYEARSKGLLRPGTALILLEAQAATGFIIDPKENKRYSVEEALRAAVIGPDVYAKLLSAERAVTGYTDPYSGEQISLFQAMQRELIVRDHGIRLLEAQIATGGVIDPVHSHRVPVEVAYQRGYFDQMLNSILLDPSDDTKGFFDPNTHENLTYLQLLERCVHDSETGLHLLPLSGTRPQLVDSSTQQAFQNLLLSVKYGRFRGQRVSAWELINSEYFREDQRRQLLRHYRQRKVTLRQVTQLLEKEMRRWADITLPALRGRVTAYQLFEAHIINQELLEQVLTGALSPDSLLHRDDVHRYLQGTGTVGGVLLQPSNQRVSLYQAMKQKLLAPGVALALLEAQAATGAITDPCSMETLSVDEAVSRGVVGADIYGKLKRAEHSITGYRDPFSGKKVSLFRAMKKGLVPKEQAIRLLEAQVSTGGVIDPTTHLHLPMSVAVQRGCIDQEMEVALSSSPETFPTPDGRGHTSYAQLLEQCLQDKASGLHLLPLTQDAPAIPTDTELQKTLQASAGTEDGLSLWDLLTSCHFTEEQRRDFLEDVRVGKTSVSQLQDTVRSWVHEAKLLARARITVPGPRGEVPAIWLRDTGIITQETLEALAQGIESPAEVAKQPALKACLWGTGCVAGVLLQPSGTKLSIAQAVRDGLLPTGLGQQLLEAQVASGFLVNPLTNQRLSVEGAVRAGLVGRELSEQLQWAERAVTGYSDPYSGGSLSLWQAMEKGLVLKREAFPLLQVQLATGGVVDPVHGVHLPLAVAFKLGLLDEQTSQVLTATEEENKFFFDPNAHEKVTYQQLKELCVLDADTGLWLLPLPQDTALEVDDHTAVALRAMKVHISMGRFQGHSVSLWDLLHSEYVGAEKRRELVALCCSGRAAALRQVISMVTTLVEAAEKQPPQVSFKGLRKQVSARDLFRSQLINKQTLDELNQGKRTVQEVTEMDSVRRSLEGGNFIAGVLIRGTKEKMSIPEALRRHILRPGTALVLLEAQAATGFIIDPVENRKLTVEQAFQAGMFGKETYMKLLSAERAVTGYTDPYTGEQISLFQAMQRDLIVRDHGIRLLEAQIATGGIIDPVHSHRVPVDVAYQRGYFDEEMNRILADPSDDTKGFFDPNTHENLTYLQLLERCVEDPETGLYMLEIVKKGENYTYVDEATRQGLRSRTVKMHVGKFAGQTVSVWDLLLSQYFTEVRKRELLQEYRAQDKSLEELLEVITTTVEETEKQNQIVKVAGIHGDVTAAELFDSGILDKKTLDVLHSGERGCQDLHQLEHVKIYLEGSGCIAGVTAPLTREVMSFYEASKEELIPVGFAAQLLEAQAATGYLMDPRTHQRLCVEEAIAAGLVGEELRERLVNAEKAAKGYKDPATGETIPLFQAMEKKLVRKEEALRLLEVQVATGGVIDPVHHHRVPLETACRRGCLGDDTVLLIADQKLMRKRFVDPNTQEKVTYQELQDRCQREKSGWALFPVVKDKKDMQYVDEATKRALEAEQVEVTVGRYRGQRRSVWELLNSEYVSQEKKIELVKIYKGDTARALKRVVKIILQMIADKEGKRRQIWFRGLRTQVTAQELLSSAVITTETLKDLEEGRTTIDQIERNEEVKKYLKGTSCIAGVLVPIRGKPDQKQKMSIYQAMWKGILRPGTALVLLEAQAATGFIIEPVHNRRMTVEEAVAAGVVGGEIQEKLLSAERAVTGYTDPCTGKQISLFQAMQRDLIVKDHGIRLLEAQIATGGVIDPVHSHRVPVHVAYQRGYFDQEMNSILADPGDDTKGFFDPNTHENLTYLQLLRRCVRDPETGLYMLQLAEKGSAVHHLSEELRRALREARVTPGTGDFQGQSVSVWELLFYREVPESMRQDLLRRYQAGGLTVQDLTTTLISLLARTKDGSPPVDPQGTLGKATMEVKVGHLRGQGVPVWDVLTSRYVSSETRKELLAQFGSGKLTLPMLTRRLTTIIEEAEETQESNRELTDASGNQQQTGTRSSGTFPDKNKVEDIGETARQNQEQALRAATMQVRRGQFQGQPVSVWQVLFSSYLSESRREELLAQHLAGTLALPDLIALLTQVIEGTEERLSRVSFRGLRRQVSASQLHTSGIIDPKTLRELAQGTKTIEEVTKMDSVKHYLEGTSCIAGVLVPVRGEPGRQQKMSIYQAMRKGVLRPGTSLVLLEAQAATGFIIDPVHNSRLSVEEAVAAGVVGGEIQEKLLSAERAVTGYTDPCTGKQISLFQAMQRDLIVKDHGIRLLEAQIATGGVIDPVHSHRVPVHVAYQRGYFDQEMNSILADPGDDTKGFFDPNTHENLTYLQLLRRCVRDPETGLYMLQLAEKGSAVHHLSEELRRALREARVTPGTGDFQGQSVSVWELLFYREVPESMRQDLLRRYQAGGLTVQDLTTTLISLLARTKDGSPPVDPQGTLGKATMEVKVGHLRGQGVPVWDVLTSRYVSSETRKELLAQFGSGKLTLPMLTRRLTTIIEEAEETQESNRELTDASGNQQQTGTRSSGTFPDKNKVEDIGETARQNQEQALRAATMQVRRGQFQGQPVSVWQVLFSSYLSESRREELLAQHLAGTLALPDLIALLTQVIEGTEERLSRVSFRGLRCQVSASQLHTSGIIDPKTLRELAQGTKTIEEVTKMDSVKHYLEGTSCIAGVLVPVRGEPGRQQKMSIYQAMWKGLLRPGTALVLLEAQAATGFIIDPVMNRRLSVDEAVAAGVVGGEIQEKLLSAERAVTGYTDPYTGEQISLFQAMQRDLIVKNHGIRLLEAQIATGGVIDPVHSHRVPVHVAYQRGYFDQEMNSILADPGDDTKGFFDPNTHENLTYLQLLQRATPDPETGLLFLSICKR